From Magnolia sinica isolate HGM2019 chromosome 13, MsV1, whole genome shotgun sequence, one genomic window encodes:
- the LOC131222555 gene encoding probable nucleoside diphosphate kinase 5 isoform X6, with translation MTFALHFLHFPASSMGKLSLLLLVSIFLLLSFPTEASVEKEKTLAIIKPDGLFGNYTDKIKTIILESGFSILREMTLQLNESDVALFYAEHSGRSFFPSIVNYMTSPVSIMVLEKANAIVDWRVLIGPTDARKARLSHPGRRKCCCT, from the exons ATGACATTCGCGCTGCATTTCTTACATTTCCCGGCCTCTTCCATGGGGAAGCTATCACTTCTCCTTCTCGTCTCCATCTTTCTCCTTCTCAG CTTTCCAACTGAAGCAAGTGTGGAGAAGGAGAAGACATTGGCAATTATAAAACCGGATGGTTTATTTGGTAACTATACAGACAAGATAAAGACAATTATTCTGGAATCTGGGTTCAGTATCCTTAGAGAGATGACGCTTCAACTCAATGAAAGTGATGTGGCACTCTTTTATGCGGAGCATTCTGGGAGGAGCTTCTTTCCTAGCATTGTTAATTACATGACAAG CCCAGTGTCTATTATGGTTCTGGAAAAGGCGAATGCTATTGTTGATTGGCGTGTTTTGATTGGACCAACGGATGCAAGAAAAGCCAGACTATCACATCCTGGAAG GAGAAAATGTTGCTGTACATGA
- the LOC131222555 gene encoding probable nucleoside diphosphate kinase 5 isoform X5, producing the protein MTFALHFLHFPASSMGKLSLLLLVSIFLLLSFPTEASVEKEKTLAIIKPDGLFGNYTDKIKTIILESGFSILREMTLQLNESDVALFYAEHSGRSFFPSIVNYMTSSPVSIMVLEKANAIVDWRVLIGPTDARKARLSHPGRRKCCCT; encoded by the exons ATGACATTCGCGCTGCATTTCTTACATTTCCCGGCCTCTTCCATGGGGAAGCTATCACTTCTCCTTCTCGTCTCCATCTTTCTCCTTCTCAG CTTTCCAACTGAAGCAAGTGTGGAGAAGGAGAAGACATTGGCAATTATAAAACCGGATGGTTTATTTGGTAACTATACAGACAAGATAAAGACAATTATTCTGGAATCTGGGTTCAGTATCCTTAGAGAGATGACGCTTCAACTCAATGAAAGTGATGTGGCACTCTTTTATGCGGAGCATTCTGGGAGGAGCTTCTTTCCTAGCATTGTTAATTACATGACAAG CAGCCCAGTGTCTATTATGGTTCTGGAAAAGGCGAATGCTATTGTTGATTGGCGTGTTTTGATTGGACCAACGGATGCAAGAAAAGCCAGACTATCACATCCTGGAAG GAGAAAATGTTGCTGTACATGA
- the LOC131222555 gene encoding probable nucleoside diphosphate kinase 5 isoform X3 yields the protein MTFALHFLHFPASSMGKLSLLLLVSIFLLLSFPTEASVEKEKTLAIIKPDGLFGNYTDKIKTIILESGFSILREMTLQLNESDVALFYAEHSGRSFFPSIVNYMTSYILSHFKSYTEQKEEKRRRRRIWPYDVSNVDPVSIMVLEKANAIVDWRVLIGPTDARKARLSHPGRRKCCCT from the exons ATGACATTCGCGCTGCATTTCTTACATTTCCCGGCCTCTTCCATGGGGAAGCTATCACTTCTCCTTCTCGTCTCCATCTTTCTCCTTCTCAG CTTTCCAACTGAAGCAAGTGTGGAGAAGGAGAAGACATTGGCAATTATAAAACCGGATGGTTTATTTGGTAACTATACAGACAAGATAAAGACAATTATTCTGGAATCTGGGTTCAGTATCCTTAGAGAGATGACGCTTCAACTCAATGAAAGTGATGTGGCACTCTTTTATGCGGAGCATTCTGGGAGGAGCTTCTTTCCTAGCATTGTTAATTACATGACAAG TTATATTCTCAGTCATTTCAAAAGCTACACTgaacaaaaggaagaaaaaagaagaagaagaaggatttgGCCGTATGATGTCTCAAACGTGGA CCCAGTGTCTATTATGGTTCTGGAAAAGGCGAATGCTATTGTTGATTGGCGTGTTTTGATTGGACCAACGGATGCAAGAAAAGCCAGACTATCACATCCTGGAAG GAGAAAATGTTGCTGTACATGA
- the LOC131222555 gene encoding probable nucleoside diphosphate kinase 5 isoform X2 yields MTFALHFLHFPASSMGKLSLLLLVSIFLLLSFPTEASVEKEKTLAIIKPDGLFGNYTDKIKTIILESGFSILREMTLQLNESDVALFYAEHSGRSFFPSIVNYMTSYILSHFKSYTEQKEEKRRRRRIWPYDVSNVDSPVSIMVLEKANAIVDWRVLIGPTDARKARLSHPGRRKCCCT; encoded by the exons ATGACATTCGCGCTGCATTTCTTACATTTCCCGGCCTCTTCCATGGGGAAGCTATCACTTCTCCTTCTCGTCTCCATCTTTCTCCTTCTCAG CTTTCCAACTGAAGCAAGTGTGGAGAAGGAGAAGACATTGGCAATTATAAAACCGGATGGTTTATTTGGTAACTATACAGACAAGATAAAGACAATTATTCTGGAATCTGGGTTCAGTATCCTTAGAGAGATGACGCTTCAACTCAATGAAAGTGATGTGGCACTCTTTTATGCGGAGCATTCTGGGAGGAGCTTCTTTCCTAGCATTGTTAATTACATGACAAG TTATATTCTCAGTCATTTCAAAAGCTACACTgaacaaaaggaagaaaaaagaagaagaagaaggatttgGCCGTATGATGTCTCAAACGTGGA CAGCCCAGTGTCTATTATGGTTCTGGAAAAGGCGAATGCTATTGTTGATTGGCGTGTTTTGATTGGACCAACGGATGCAAGAAAAGCCAGACTATCACATCCTGGAAG GAGAAAATGTTGCTGTACATGA
- the LOC131222555 gene encoding probable nucleoside diphosphate kinase 5 isoform X1 yields the protein MTFALHFLHFPASSMGKLSLLLLVSIFLLLSFPTEASVEKEKTLAIIKPDGLFGNYTDKIKTIILESGFSILREMTLQLNESDVALFYAEHSGRSFFPSIVNYMTSYILSHFKSYTEQKEEKRRRRRIWPYDVSNVDSPVSIMVLEKANAIVDWRVLIGPTDARKARLSHPGSIRAMWGQI from the exons ATGACATTCGCGCTGCATTTCTTACATTTCCCGGCCTCTTCCATGGGGAAGCTATCACTTCTCCTTCTCGTCTCCATCTTTCTCCTTCTCAG CTTTCCAACTGAAGCAAGTGTGGAGAAGGAGAAGACATTGGCAATTATAAAACCGGATGGTTTATTTGGTAACTATACAGACAAGATAAAGACAATTATTCTGGAATCTGGGTTCAGTATCCTTAGAGAGATGACGCTTCAACTCAATGAAAGTGATGTGGCACTCTTTTATGCGGAGCATTCTGGGAGGAGCTTCTTTCCTAGCATTGTTAATTACATGACAAG TTATATTCTCAGTCATTTCAAAAGCTACACTgaacaaaaggaagaaaaaagaagaagaagaaggatttgGCCGTATGATGTCTCAAACGTGGA CAGCCCAGTGTCTATTATGGTTCTGGAAAAGGCGAATGCTATTGTTGATTGGCGTGTTTTGATTGGACCAACGGATGCAAGAAAAGCCAGACTATCACATCCTGGAAG CATTAGGGCCATGTGGGGTCAGATTTAG
- the LOC131222555 gene encoding probable nucleoside diphosphate kinase 5 isoform X9, which yields MTFALHFLHFPASSMGKLSLLLLVSIFLLLSFPTEASVEKEKTLAIIKPDGLFGNYTDKIKTIILESGFSILREMTLQLNESDVALFYAEHSGRSFFPSIVNYMTSSPVSIMVLEKANAIVDWRVLIGPTDARKARLSHPGRDG from the exons ATGACATTCGCGCTGCATTTCTTACATTTCCCGGCCTCTTCCATGGGGAAGCTATCACTTCTCCTTCTCGTCTCCATCTTTCTCCTTCTCAG CTTTCCAACTGAAGCAAGTGTGGAGAAGGAGAAGACATTGGCAATTATAAAACCGGATGGTTTATTTGGTAACTATACAGACAAGATAAAGACAATTATTCTGGAATCTGGGTTCAGTATCCTTAGAGAGATGACGCTTCAACTCAATGAAAGTGATGTGGCACTCTTTTATGCGGAGCATTCTGGGAGGAGCTTCTTTCCTAGCATTGTTAATTACATGACAAG CAGCCCAGTGTCTATTATGGTTCTGGAAAAGGCGAATGCTATTGTTGATTGGCGTGTTTTGATTGGACCAACGGATGCAAGAAAAGCCAGACTATCACATCCTGGAAG AGATGGCTAG
- the LOC131222555 gene encoding probable nucleoside diphosphate kinase 5 isoform X4, whose protein sequence is MTFALHFLHFPASSMGKLSLLLLVSIFLLLSFPTEASVEKEKTLAIIKPDGLFGNYTDKIKTIILESGFSILREMTLQLNESDVALFYAEHSGRSFFPSIVNYMTSYILSHFKSYTEQKEEKRRRRRIWPYDVSNVDSPVSIMVLEKANAIVDWRVLIGPTDARKARLSHPGRDG, encoded by the exons ATGACATTCGCGCTGCATTTCTTACATTTCCCGGCCTCTTCCATGGGGAAGCTATCACTTCTCCTTCTCGTCTCCATCTTTCTCCTTCTCAG CTTTCCAACTGAAGCAAGTGTGGAGAAGGAGAAGACATTGGCAATTATAAAACCGGATGGTTTATTTGGTAACTATACAGACAAGATAAAGACAATTATTCTGGAATCTGGGTTCAGTATCCTTAGAGAGATGACGCTTCAACTCAATGAAAGTGATGTGGCACTCTTTTATGCGGAGCATTCTGGGAGGAGCTTCTTTCCTAGCATTGTTAATTACATGACAAG TTATATTCTCAGTCATTTCAAAAGCTACACTgaacaaaaggaagaaaaaagaagaagaagaaggatttgGCCGTATGATGTCTCAAACGTGGA CAGCCCAGTGTCTATTATGGTTCTGGAAAAGGCGAATGCTATTGTTGATTGGCGTGTTTTGATTGGACCAACGGATGCAAGAAAAGCCAGACTATCACATCCTGGAAG AGATGGCTAG
- the LOC131222555 gene encoding uncharacterized protein LOC131222555 isoform X7: MTFALHFLHFPASSMGKLSLLLLVSIFLLLSFPTEASVEKEKTLAIIKPDGLFGNYTDKIKTIILESGFSILREMTLQLNESDVALFYAEHSGRSFFPSIVNYMTSYILSHFKSYTEQKEEKRRRRRIWPYDVSNVEYGTTLPADLQ; encoded by the exons ATGACATTCGCGCTGCATTTCTTACATTTCCCGGCCTCTTCCATGGGGAAGCTATCACTTCTCCTTCTCGTCTCCATCTTTCTCCTTCTCAG CTTTCCAACTGAAGCAAGTGTGGAGAAGGAGAAGACATTGGCAATTATAAAACCGGATGGTTTATTTGGTAACTATACAGACAAGATAAAGACAATTATTCTGGAATCTGGGTTCAGTATCCTTAGAGAGATGACGCTTCAACTCAATGAAAGTGATGTGGCACTCTTTTATGCGGAGCATTCTGGGAGGAGCTTCTTTCCTAGCATTGTTAATTACATGACAAG TTATATTCTCAGTCATTTCAAAAGCTACACTgaacaaaaggaagaaaaaagaagaagaagaaggatttgGCCGTATGATGTCTCAAACGTGGAGTATGG CACAACTCTTCCTGCAGACTTGCAGTAG
- the LOC131222555 gene encoding uncharacterized protein LOC131222555 isoform X8: MTFALHFLHFPASSMGKLSLLLLVSIFLLLSFPTEASVEKEKTLAIIKPDGLFGNYTDKIKTIILESGFSILREMTLQLNESDVALFYAEHSGRSFFPSIVNYMTSYILSHFKSYTEQKEEKRRRRRIWPYDVSNVDTTLPADLQ, translated from the exons ATGACATTCGCGCTGCATTTCTTACATTTCCCGGCCTCTTCCATGGGGAAGCTATCACTTCTCCTTCTCGTCTCCATCTTTCTCCTTCTCAG CTTTCCAACTGAAGCAAGTGTGGAGAAGGAGAAGACATTGGCAATTATAAAACCGGATGGTTTATTTGGTAACTATACAGACAAGATAAAGACAATTATTCTGGAATCTGGGTTCAGTATCCTTAGAGAGATGACGCTTCAACTCAATGAAAGTGATGTGGCACTCTTTTATGCGGAGCATTCTGGGAGGAGCTTCTTTCCTAGCATTGTTAATTACATGACAAG TTATATTCTCAGTCATTTCAAAAGCTACACTgaacaaaaggaagaaaaaagaagaagaagaaggatttgGCCGTATGATGTCTCAAACGTGGA CACAACTCTTCCTGCAGACTTGCAGTAG